One window of Halorussus sp. MSC15.2 genomic DNA carries:
- the pstB gene encoding phosphate ABC transporter ATP-binding protein PstB, with protein MSNAEFKQSEPSADEQTESQTTTVSGESQEQLEDEWIEYEFDGAPKISVEDLDVFYGDDHAIHSVSMDIPENSVTALIGPSGCGKSTFLRCLNRMNDRINSARVEGSVEIDGEEIYQDGVNLVELRKRVGMVFQAPNPFPKSIRDNIAYGPRKHGDINDGLLDRLLGRADDEKEDELVERSLRQAALWDEVSDRLDDNALGLSGGQQQRLCIGRCLAVDPEVILMDEPASALDPIATAKIEDLIEELSEDYTVVVVTHNMQQAARISDQTAVFLTGGDLVEYGETDQIFENPNSQRVEDYITGKFG; from the coding sequence ATGAGTAACGCAGAATTCAAGCAGAGCGAACCGAGCGCGGACGAACAGACAGAGAGCCAGACGACGACCGTCAGCGGGGAGAGCCAAGAGCAACTCGAAGACGAGTGGATAGAGTACGAGTTCGACGGCGCGCCCAAGATTTCGGTCGAGGACCTCGACGTGTTCTACGGCGACGACCACGCCATCCACTCGGTGTCGATGGACATCCCCGAGAACAGCGTCACGGCGCTCATCGGGCCGTCTGGCTGTGGGAAATCGACGTTCCTGCGGTGTCTGAACCGGATGAACGACCGCATCAACTCGGCGCGAGTCGAGGGGTCGGTCGAAATCGACGGCGAGGAGATTTATCAAGACGGGGTGAACCTCGTGGAACTCCGCAAGCGCGTCGGCATGGTGTTCCAAGCGCCCAACCCCTTCCCGAAGTCGATTCGGGACAACATCGCCTACGGCCCGCGCAAGCACGGCGACATCAACGACGGACTGCTCGACAGACTCCTCGGCCGGGCCGACGACGAGAAGGAAGACGAACTGGTCGAGCGCTCGCTGCGGCAGGCGGCGCTCTGGGACGAGGTCAGCGACCGACTCGACGACAACGCACTGGGTCTCTCCGGCGGTCAACAACAGCGCCTCTGCATCGGTCGGTGTCTGGCGGTGGACCCCGAGGTCATCCTGATGGACGAACCCGCCTCCGCCTTGGACCCCATCGCCACCGCCAAAATCGAGGACCTCATCGAGGAACTCTCGGAGGACTACACCGTGGTCGTCGTCACGCACAACATGCAACAGGCCGCCCGCATCTCCGACCAGACCGCCGTCTTCCTCACCGGCGGTGACCTCGTGGAGTACGGCGAGACCGACCAGATATTCGAGAACCCCAACAGCCAGCGCGTCGAGGACTACATCACCGGGAAGTTCGGATAG